From one Sciurus carolinensis chromosome 9, mSciCar1.2, whole genome shotgun sequence genomic stretch:
- the LOC124993356 gene encoding LOW QUALITY PROTEIN: leucine-rich repeat-containing protein 59-like (The sequence of the model RefSeq protein was modified relative to this genomic sequence to represent the inferred CDS: inserted 1 base in 1 codon): MTKARSKGGNLXDKLDGNKLDLSLSDLNEVPVKELAALPKATILDLSCNKSSSLPSDFCGLTHLVKLDLSKNKLQHLPADFGRLVNLQHLDLLNNRLVTLPVSFAQLKNLKWMDLKDNPLDPVLAKVAGDCLDEKQCKQCANKVLQHMKAVQADQERERQRRLEVEREAEKKREAKQRAKEALERELRKREKAEEKERRRKEYDALKASKREQEKKPKKEANQAPKSKSGSRPRKPPPRKHTRSWTVLRLLLPLLLLCVAGGLVACQVTALQQQPLCTSVNTIYYNAVQGLRRHEILQWVLQTDSQQ, from the exons ATGACCAAGGCCAGGAGCAAGGGTGGGAACC CGGACAAGCTGGACGGCAACAAGCTGGACCTGAGCCTCAGCGACCTGAATGAGGTCCCGGTGAAGGAGCTGGCTGCACTGCCAAAGGCCACCATACTGGATTTATCCTGCAATAAATCGAGTAGTCTACCGTCGGATTTCTGTGGCCTCACACACCTGGTGAAGCTGGACCTCAGTAAGAACAAGCTGCAGCATCTGCCAGCTGACTTTGGCCGTCTGGTCAACCTCCAGCACCTGGATCTCCTCAACAACAGGCTGGTCACGCTGCCTGTCAGCTTTGCTCAGCTCAAGAACCTAAAGTGGATGGACCTGAAGGACAACCCCTTGGACCCTGTCCTGGCCAAAGTGGCCGGTGATTGCTTGGATGAGAAGCAGTGTAAGCAGTGTGCAAACAAGGTGCTACAGCACATGAAGGCAGTTCAGGCGGATCAGGAGCGAGAGAGGCAACGGAGGCTGGAAGTGGAACGAGAGGCAGAGAAGAAGCGGGAGGCCAAACAGCGAGCTAAGGAAGCTCTGGAGCGGGAATTGCGGAAGCGAGAAAAGGCAGAAGAGAAGGAGCGTCGGCGGAAGGAGTATGATGCCCTCAAAGCTTCCAAGCGGGAGCAGGAGAAGAAGCCCAAGAAGGAAGCAAATCAGGCCCCCAAATCTAAGTCTGGCTCCCGTCCCCGCAAGCCACCACCCCGGAAACACACTCGGTCCTGGACTGTGCTGAGGCTGCTGCTtccactgctgctgctgtgtGTGGCTGGTGGGCTGGTTGCGTGTCAGGTGACAGCACTGCAGCAGCAGCCCCTCTGTACCAGTGTGAACACCATCTACTACAATGCTGTGCAGGGTCTGCGCCGCCACGAGATCCTCCAGTGGGTCCTGCAGACCGACTCCCAGCAGTGA